The genome window GGGGAAAAGTCTGTGTTATCGCTTCGATACCTTCCCTGGATACACCGGTCTGCGACATGGAGACTCGAAGATTTAATGAAGAGGCGGGCAAGCTAGGTTCCGACGTGGCCATACTCACTATCAGCATGGACCTGCCTTTTGCCCAGAAGCGCTGGTGCGGCACAGCAGGGGTTGATAAAGTAACTACCCTTTCAGACCACTTCAGCGCTTCGTTTGGCGAGGCATATGGCGTTCTTATCAAGGAGCTGCGTTTGTTAGCGAGGGCAGTGTTTGTTGTGGATAAAGATGGGGTCGTCAATTATGTTCAGATTGTCAAAGAGATAGCAGATGAACCTGACTACACCGAAGTTTTAATGGCCCTTAAAAAGCTGCTGTAACCCACGGAAGGTATGCAAAAAACAGGGTATTGAAATAGTGGAAAGATTTACGGTTTTTTAGTTCGTGTATTATTTAACAACTTTATGAAGGAGGATCGTTATGAGCAAGACCATAGAGAATCTAAAGGAAGCTTTTGCAGGAGAATCACAGGCAAACAGAAAGTATCTGGCTTTTGCCAAGCAGGCAGAAAAGGAGGGCTATCCACAGGCGGCGAAACTCTTTCGAGCTGCGGCCGAAGCCGAAACAGTTCATGCCCACGCCCATCTGCGCGTCATGGATGGTATTGGCAAAACGGTTGAAAATCTTAAAGAAGCAATCTCCGGTGAAAGATTTGAATTCAAAGAGATGTACCCCGCTATGATAGAGACTGCTAAAGAGGAGGGGAAAAAGGCTGCGGAGAGATCTTTTGTCTATGCTAATAAAGTTGAAGCGATCCATGCAGACCTTTATCAAAAAGCCCTTGACAATATAGACTCTGCCAAAGAATGCGATTACTATGTCTGCCCCGTGTGCGGGTACACCTGTGAAAACGAGCCGCCTGAAAAATGTCCTGTATGCGGCGCTCTCGCAAAGGCATTTTCAAAAGTTGAATAAACATAAGGTGCAGACCTCGGAAAAAAATAGCATTTTAAGCATAATTTTTTGGACACTTTCCTTTTAAATAGGTGACGAACCAACTTCAATCTGTAATATTTTTCCAATCGGAATATAGGCGCTTAATGCATTCAATCTTTTACAAAATTGTTCCTGCGCTTTTCGGCGGCTTGGTTGTTGAAGAGGCTCCAATCGGACAACCACTCTGTCTGCTTCAGATTTGATCCATCCATGAGACTGAGTGATGGCATAAAACAAGTCCACATATTCATTTTCATTCGGGTAATGACACAATAACCAGTCAGTCATATCCTTACGCGCATTCCATAATGAAGCTGTAACAAAATCAAAAAGATTTTTTCCTTCATTATCAATCTTCTTAAAGGAATTATAATCCTCAAGAGTAGAAACATCCACCTTTTCAGGCAGTTGTTTTTTCTCATTGAGGAGCTTTGTGAGCTCTGCCTCTAACTGGCTTATTCCTGATTCTAAACAGGCTTTCAAGCTGTTTTCGCGCCTTGAGCCATCTTTGTTTAAAACTTCCTTAGTCCTTGAATTTTTTTTATGCTTTTTATCAAGCTTTTTACGTACGGTCTTAATTTCTTTCTCAATGGATTTGATAGCAGGATTTGCTATAAGCTGTTTATCGCTATCTAATGTTTTAAAGCCGGGGTGATAATGAAAAGGATGCCTGTCATGGAGGTGTTTAAATGTATTTTCAGAGGCACCCCAGCGGTTCAATATAGCTTGTGCG of Desulfosarcina sp. BuS5 contains these proteins:
- the tpx gene encoding thiol peroxidase, whose protein sequence is MEENSGIITMKGNPLTLLGKQPRVGDPAPDFEVLDNNLSPVRLSSFRGKVCVIASIPSLDTPVCDMETRRFNEEAGKLGSDVAILTISMDLPFAQKRWCGTAGVDKVTTLSDHFSASFGEAYGVLIKELRLLARAVFVVDKDGVVNYVQIVKEIADEPDYTEVLMALKKLL
- a CDS encoding rubrerythrin family protein, with product MSKTIENLKEAFAGESQANRKYLAFAKQAEKEGYPQAAKLFRAAAEAETVHAHAHLRVMDGIGKTVENLKEAISGERFEFKEMYPAMIETAKEEGKKAAERSFVYANKVEAIHADLYQKALDNIDSAKECDYYVCPVCGYTCENEPPEKCPVCGALAKAFSKVE